The Anoxybacillus amylolyticus DNA segment GATGTTGCTTTTGCCAGTTCCTCTAAAATAGTGCGCACCCCAACAATCATTTTATTTAGTTCATAGCCGATTTGGTGAAACTCCGTTCGCTTTTTAGCGGTGTGTACTTCTGCACGAAGATTACCTGACGATACGGTTCGGGTGACGCTATACCAATGGCGCATTTCGCGAACAATCGCTTTGTAGAAAAAGCCTCCTATTCCTAAACTAATGATCACTGTCAGCAAAAAGGCAGCGAAAGAAGGAAGAGAAAAAAGCGTTGCCATCCCAAAACTAATCGAAGCAGGAACAAGCGCTAGCAAGATAAAGTGAATCTGCAAATACGGCAGGTGCATTAACCGTCCCATCCGTAAATTAAAACGCTTTCCTGTTATGTCTGTATAAAGCGGACAGCTTGCATCGATTAATAACTCGCCTGTATCGCGCCTATACGCTTGCAATAAAGGCACGGTCGTTTTCGCCGCTTTTTGTCCGGTGTCATCGGAAAACGTCCGCCCTTCTCGCAGTCTATTTGTATGAACAACAGCGTACCCCGTTTCATCCACAATGACAAAATATTCATCCCGCTCTAGCTGCTCGTCTAAAAACGAACGAACCGATTCCATTTGTTCGACAATTGGTTTTGCTCGATCTAGCTTTTGTTGTAGCTTTTCCGCGACATCGGTGACTTTTTTGAGCGCTTGCTGGGCGCGTCGTTTTTTAAGCAACCGGTCCATCACACATCCCCCCCTTTTCAATATATACTGAAAATTCACATTCATCAATGAAAAAAATGTAATGTATGCATAAAACGAGTAATGAACGGAACAATAAGGAAAAACGAACGACTATTTAAGGGGAATGTCATATGTCTATTTTCTCGTTTTTTTTTAAAAAAAAGAGCCTAAACAATCAGGTGAAGACATTATCACAATTATTGCAGATGTTGAAACAGTCCAGCGATTTTGCCACCATTGAATTTCAAATAAGCGGAGGACAATATGTTTCTATTTCCTATTTTGATTCGCTCGTTGATCCAAAACTGCTGCAACAACAAGTGCTTTGTCATTTACAGCGAGAGATGCCAGCTTCCCTTTCGGTGAACGACCTTCAACAAATCATTCCTGTTCAACGAATCGAAGTGGTAGCGGATGTGGAGTCTATACAAACAAAACTATTAAAAGGATTCGCCCTCATTCAACTGTCAAGTGATGCGAAAGGTTGTGCATTAATTAATTTAGCAAGCGAAAATTTAGGATTGCGGCAAAATAATGACTCAGAAAACGAATTTAGCGTCGTTGGTCCGAAGGTGGGTTTTGTTGAAAATATAGGTACAAATTTACATTTGTTACGCCGGCAAATTGTGACGCCAAACTTAATTTTCCGTGAACTTACGTTAGGGACGATGTCAAGAACGAAGATAGTAATTGCTTATATTGACGGAATCGTCAATGAACAAATATTACAGACTGTGACACAGAGAGTGAGCGAAATTGAATTTGATATTATATTTGATACATCCTTGCTTGAGCAAATGTTATCCGATAACTCCTCTTCTCCTTTTCCTTCATTTGTATCGACCGAACGTGTAGACAAAGCAGTGTATGCTTTGATTGAAGGGCAAGTCGCCATTTTAGCAGACGGTTCACCGTATGTCATTACCGGTCCATCGACATTATTTGATTTTTTTACATCGCCCGAAGATTATTATTTGCCATGGGTGCTCGGTTCGTTTTTTCGGCTCATTCGCATGTTTGGTGTCCTGTTTTCCATTTTGGCTTCGCCGATTTATGTGGCTGTTTTAACGTACCATTACGAGATGATTCCGAAAGATTTGCTCGGTCCAATTATTTTTTCCCGTTCGAACGTTCCCTTTCCGCCGACGCTAGAAGTGTTATTTTTAGAGATTACGATCGAACTGTTGCGTGAAGCGGGTGCACGCCTGCCGACAAAAGTCGCACAAACGCTTGGGATCGTTGGAGGGATTGTGATTGGACAAGCATCAGTGGACGCGGCGCTTACTAGCAATATTTTACTTATTATTGTTGCATTAGGGGCGCTTGCTTCATTTACAACTCCTGTTTACAAAATGTCAAATACCATTCGTTTTATTCGATTTCCTATTATTTTGTTCGCAGCGTGTTGGGGTGGAATTGGCATCGCTTTTTCTATTTGTTTTCTTCTTATTCATTTAGGGAAGTTGGAGTCTTTTGGTAACCCTTATTTAGTACCGTTATACCCGTTGCGTTTAAAAGATTTTACCGACAGCTTTATCCGTTCCTCTTATGAACGAACGGTAAAGCGACCAAGCTACCTAAGAACTCAATCGTTGTGGCGATATGATCCGAAAAAAGCCAAGCAAAAGAAGGATATTGATGAATAGAAGGTGGTTTGTATGAAGAGAACTGTCTGCTTCGTGTTCCTATTGACGATCCTATTGGCTGGCTGTAAAAGCTCACGTATCGTCGATCAAGTACAAATTATTCATGCAATGGGGTATGATTGGAAAAATGGCAAGTACATTGGCACAGCTATTTATCCGACGTTTAAGCAAGGACCGATGACAAAGCCAGATATTTTAACAACGGAATCGTCAACGACGTACGATTTAATTCCACGCTTGTCGTCAAAGTCGGCGCTGCCGATTGAAGAAGGACAAATGCGTCTTGTCTTATTTGGGGAATCGTTTGCGAAAAAAGGAATTACGGAGATTGTGCATAGCCTAGCCCGAAACAATAAAGTCGGCAGCCATTTGCAGCTGGCGGTGGCAAAGGGGGATGCGGAAGAACTGTTGCGCATTACAGCAAAAACGACATTGAGCGATACGCTTTATCTATCCAACCTTGTCGAACAAAATATTCGCGAAATGAATTTGCCGAACACGAATTTACACATCTTTTTATACAATTACTTTGGCAAAGGGCGTGATCCGTTTTTGCCTTATTTTGAAAAAAAGGGGGATTTCGTCAAACTCGAAGGACTTGCGTTATTTAAAGATGGACATTATGTTGGTCGCATTGATTTACGCCAGTCGTTTCTTGTGAAATTGTTGTTAGATGAAACAAAAAATGGGGTATATCAAATTCCGATCTCTCAAAATGAAAAAAAAGGACGCGTATTGTTAGAAAATTTGTTTGCGACCTCTCAGTATTCATTAAAAAAAGGGAAGCAACCGATAATTGATATTTATATTCGTATTCGTGCTTCTGTTCGTGATTATCCAACATGGCTAGATTTAGCAGAAGCAAAAAATTTTCATAATGTAGAAAAACAAATGGAGAAACATCTTTCTCAAGATATAAAGAGACTCATTTCTTCTTTTCAAAAAAAAGAAATTGATCCTCTAGGAATTGGTGATTTTGTTCGAAGCCATACAAGACATTGGGATGAAAAGAAATTTAATAAACAATACCCTGCACT contains these protein-coding regions:
- a CDS encoding spore germination protein, with amino-acid sequence MSIFSFFFKKKSLNNQVKTLSQLLQMLKQSSDFATIEFQISGGQYVSISYFDSLVDPKLLQQQVLCHLQREMPASLSVNDLQQIIPVQRIEVVADVESIQTKLLKGFALIQLSSDAKGCALINLASENLGLRQNNDSENEFSVVGPKVGFVENIGTNLHLLRRQIVTPNLIFRELTLGTMSRTKIVIAYIDGIVNEQILQTVTQRVSEIEFDIIFDTSLLEQMLSDNSSSPFPSFVSTERVDKAVYALIEGQVAILADGSPYVITGPSTLFDFFTSPEDYYLPWVLGSFFRLIRMFGVLFSILASPIYVAVLTYHYEMIPKDLLGPIIFSRSNVPFPPTLEVLFLEITIELLREAGARLPTKVAQTLGIVGGIVIGQASVDAALTSNILLIIVALGALASFTTPVYKMSNTIRFIRFPIILFAACWGGIGIAFSICFLLIHLGKLESFGNPYLVPLYPLRLKDFTDSFIRSSYERTVKRPSYLRTQSLWRYDPKKAKQKKDIDE
- a CDS encoding Ger(x)C family spore germination protein: MKRTVCFVFLLTILLAGCKSSRIVDQVQIIHAMGYDWKNGKYIGTAIYPTFKQGPMTKPDILTTESSTTYDLIPRLSSKSALPIEEGQMRLVLFGESFAKKGITEIVHSLARNNKVGSHLQLAVAKGDAEELLRITAKTTLSDTLYLSNLVEQNIREMNLPNTNLHIFLYNYFGKGRDPFLPYFEKKGDFVKLEGLALFKDGHYVGRIDLRQSFLVKLLLDETKNGVYQIPISQNEKKGRVLLENLFATSQYSLKKGKQPIIDIYIRIRASVRDYPTWLDLAEAKNFHNVEKQMEKHLSQDIKRLISSFQKKEIDPLGIGDFVRSHTRHWDEKKFNKQYPALHIRPHVKVNIAETGIGQ